A region from the Salmo trutta chromosome 40, fSalTru1.1, whole genome shotgun sequence genome encodes:
- the LOC115180437 gene encoding zinc finger protein 34-like → MDKRVKKSTASTGPPLPLSSLRLLVSPLRLMYSFVWHVVNQRNVMHYGKVEEFVTVVTEAVPKLLSYKQRAQLILGLRARMILELFRKDPPNLQDIQRLLEKMNILGQQDAEVEESQANFVALVQTLLKNPYERKHFFQEEFHIQYGSKYDTALQALVGGLVLRLERLLSVPDLSQIASIISAAPSDLEECGQSVSDPEHLKILLQHQNLLNKIQFVPVTSSVGDCVLSSLSFRLACGRPSMEADLDKPSESLEAALSLMNPASFSDLEELGMMSDDSDHAGEDNTVEREEDAVRGGEEENALPESAVVFSCPQGVSGLVGGAPSKGAPTVRSMLQTMRQQQLVSLMNTSITEASPSQIVIPATDNQPVELTSVDQWVSHIASYTLSLHSLPPLPQNDNLDKEMESADTGLGSSVVIGDQETEVDLFESSVIQRKRVQKPLRVACSKKRNPATNSCQECGKRFLSRGRLEDHLRIHTGEKPFKCTDCSRFFRTLALLTNHMKIHSDVRPFSCDECGKCFRRKVGLQNHHRVHTDARPYKCTICGKGFTQVQYCKRHMDCHTSENTYFCTHCPKSFPTQFQLSAHQRWHTMDRPYACEQCGLRFFMPSLLKRHMGYHIGNRQFLCAQCGRTFVYEFDLKRHQKDHDPSPKLPCPVCQKMFGNNSLLQAHIRRHSSEKPYRCDICDKTFKDSGGLRIHKRGLHSNERPYSCDECGKTYKLHTHLREHKFKHTGEGHTCGQCGKAFRYLRLLKAHERSHSEPSELTRRNSHTSRHRRHSSKRS, encoded by the exons ATGGACAAACGAGTCAAGAAGAGTACAGCCAGTACGG GTCCcccacttcctctctcctctttgcgACTATTGGTTTCTCCCCTGCGGCTGATGTATTCATTTGTATGGCATGTGGTGAATCAACGCAATGTGATGCACTATGGGAAGGTCGAGGAATTTGTAACTGTGGTGACTGAAGCTGTTCCAAAGTTGCTGAGTTACAAACAGAGGGCTCAACTCATCCTGGGCCTGAGAGCAAGG ATGATCTTGGAGTTGTTCCGCAAGGACCCACCCAACCTTCAGGACATCCAACGTCTCCTGGAAAAGATGAACATCTTGGGG CAGCAAGATGCAGAAGTGGAGGAGTCGCAGGCTAACTTTGTGGCACTGGTCCAAACCCTGCTGAAAAACCCTTATGAGAGGAAGCACTTCTTCCAG GAGGAGTTCCATATACAGTATGGCTCCAAGTATGACACAGCACTGCAGGCCCTTGTGGGAGGCTTGGTCCTCAGACTGGAACGACTGCTATCTGTGCCAGATCTCTCCCAG ATAGCGTCCAttatcagtgctgccccctctgaCCTGGAGGAGTGTGGACAGTCTGTGTCTGACCCTGAGCACCTGAAGATCCTCCTCCAGCACCAGAACCTGCTGAATAAGATTCAGTTTG TGCCTGTCACGTCTTCTGTTGGTGACTGTGTGCTGTCATCGCTATCCTTCCGCCTCGCTTGTGGAAGGCCGTCAATGGAGGCAGATCTTGACAAGCCATCAGAATCATTAGAAGCCGCTCTAAGCCTCATGAACCCTGCCTCCTTCAGTGACTTGGAGGAGCTGGGAATGATGTCAGATGACTCTGACCATGCTGGAGAAGATAATactgtggagagagaagaggatgcaGTGCGTGGCGGTGAGGAAGAGAATGCACTGCCAGAGAGCGCCGTGGTCTTCTCTTGTCCTCAAGGTGTTAGCGGACTGGTGGGAGGGGCACCATCAAAAGGGGCACCAACAGTAAGGAGTATGCTGCAAACGATGAGACAGCAACAGCTTGTATCACTGATGAATACTTCCATCACTGAAGCCTCTCCTTCACAGATAGTCATCCCTGCCACGGATAACCAGCCGGTCGAGCTAACGAGTGTCGACCAGTGGGTCTCCCATATTGCAAGTTATACTTTATCGCTCCATTCCTTGCCACCCCTTCCACAAAACGATAATTTGGACAAGGAGATGGAGTCGGCCGACACAGGTCTCGGAAGCAGTGTGGTGATCGGGGATCAGGAAACAGAGGTCGATCTCTTTGAGAGTTCCGTTATCCAAAGGAAGAGGGTGCAAAAGCCACTACGAGTAGCTTGCTCAAAAAAGAGAAACCCTGCAACCAACTCCTGCCAAGAGTGTGGGAAGCGTTTTCTGTCTCGGGGACGGCTGGAGGATCACCtccgcatacacacaggagagaaacctttcaaGTGCACCGATTGTAGCAGGTTCTTCAGGACATTGGCACTCCTGACCAACCATATGAAAATTCACTCTGACGTGCGGCCCTTTAGCTGCGACGAGTGCGGCAAGTGCTTTCGGAGGAAGGTTGGCCTTCAGAATCACCATCGCGTCCACACGGATGCGAGACCATACAAATGCaccatctgtggaaagggtttcaCCCAAGTACAGTACTGCAAAAGACACATGGATTGTCATACAAGTGAGAATACCTATTTCTGCACTCATTGTCCGAAGAGTTTCCCAACCCAATTCCAGCTGTCCGCCCACCAGCGCTGGCACACCATGGACCGCCCGTACGCCTGTGAGCAGTGTGGGTTGCGCTTCTTTATGCCAAGCTTGTTAAAGAGACACATGGGCTATCACATTGGGAACCGCCAGTTCCTGTGTGCCCAGTGCGGAAGGACCTTTGTCTATGAGTTTGACCTAAAGAGACACCAAAAAGACCATGACCCCAGTCCCAAACTCCCCTGCCCTGTCTGTCAGAAGATGTTTGGCAACAACAGCCTACTCCAGGCCCACATACGCAGGCACTCTTCAGAGAAACCTTACAGATGCGACATATGCGACAAGACCTTTAAAGACAGCGGGGGTCTGCGCATACACAAGCGGGGGCTGCACTCGAACGAACGCCCTTACAGCTGCGACGAGTGTGGGAAGACCTATAAACTACACACGCACCTGAGGGAGCACAAGTTTAAACACACGGGGGAGGGCCACACCTGTGGCCAGTGTGGAAAAGCCTTCAGGTACCTGCGTCTCCTGAAGGCGCACGAGCGATCGCACTCCGAGCCATCTGAGCTCACACGGCGAAACAGTCACACCAGCCGTCACAGGAGACATTCCTCCAAAAGGAGTTGA
- the LOC115180435 gene encoding zinc finger protein 135 — protein sequence MDKRVKKSTASTGPPLPLSSLRLLVSPLRLMYSFVWHVVNQRNVMHYGKVEEFVTVVTEAVPKLLSYKQRAQLILGLRARMILELFRKDPPNLQDIQRLLEKMNILGQQDAEVEESQANFVALVQTLLKNPYERKHFFQEEFHIQYGSKYDTALQALVGGLVLRLERLLSVPDLSQIASIISAAPSDLEECGQSVSDPEHLKILLQHQNLLNKIQLVPVTSSVGDCVLSSLSFRLTCGMQSMQTDFDEPAESLEAALSIMSPASFSDLEDLGMMSVESDHAGAVTTVEREEQNARDNGCRVKNSVLDSKEDNALPKNDVVSSTPQSVSRPVVGAPTVESMLPTERHKELATLMNTFITEASPSHIVTPATVTNGNQPDNQPVELASVHQWVSHIASNSISLPSLPPLPQNNDVDKEIRSGDTCLGSSVEIGGHETEANLFERAVIRRRLPKPQRITVPSKRKIPEATIICQECGKSFVYPSQLENHLRIHTGEKPFKCTECGRAFRSLGGMTTHMKNHSEARPFKCEKCDKGFRKKADLKKHQPIHMGAKPHKCTICGKGFTQAFYCRIHIQSHASENNFPCTHCQKRFPTQYKLSVHERWHTMERPFICEQCGMRFFHPSGLKRHMGYHIGNRPFLCAQCGKTFVYEFDLKKHQRDHGPKPKIPCPVCQKVFGSNGLIKAHMFTHTSVKPYRCDICDKTFKQSSSLSSHKRLHTGERPYHCDMCGKTYKLNQHLKEHIIIHHTAEGHPCDQCGKVFKLPRLLKAHERLHSGERSEQTRKYSHTSRRRRNSSKMS from the exons ATGGACAAACGAGTCAAGAAGAGTACAGCCAGTACGG GTCCcccacttcctctctcctctttgcgACTATTGGTTTCTCCCCTGCGGCTGATGTATTCATTTGTATGGCATGTGGTGAATCAACGCAATGTGATGCACTATGGGAAGGTCGAGGAATTTGTAACTGTGGTGACTGAAGCTGTTCCAAAGTTGCTGAGTTACAAACAGAGGGCTCAACTCATCCTGGGCCTGAGAGCAAGG ATGATCTTGGAGTTGTTCCGCAAGGACCCACCCAACCTTCAGGACATCCAACGTCTCCTGGAAAAGATGAACATCTTGGGG CAGCAAGATGCAGAAGTGGAGGAGTCGCAGGCTAACTTTGTGGCACTGGTCCAAACCCTGCTGAAAAACCCTTATGAGAGGAAGCACTTCTTCCAG GAGGAGTTCCATATACAGTATGGCTCCAAGTATGACACAGCACTGCAGGCCCTTGTGGGAGGCTTGGTCCTCAGACTGGAACGACTGCTATCTGTGCCAGATCTCTCCCAG ATAGCGTCCAttatcagtgctgccccctctgaCCTGGAGGAGTGTGGACAGTCTGTGTCTGACCCTGAGCACCTGAAGATCCTCCTCCAGCACCAGAACCTGCTGAATAAGATTCAGTTGG TACCTGTCACGTCCTCTGTAGGGGACTGTGTGCTGTCCTCGCTGTCTTTCCGCTTAACCTGTGGAATGCAGTCCATGCAGACAGATTTTGACGAACCAGCGGAATCATTAGAAGCCGCTCTAAGCATCATGAGCCCAGCCTCCTTCAGTGACTTGGAGGATCTGGGAATGATGTCAGTTGAATCGGACCACGCTGGAGCAGTAACTActgtggagagagaagagcagaatgCCAGGGATAACGGATGTCGGGTGAAAAATTCTGTACTCGACAGTAAAGAAGACAATGCACTGCCAAAGAACGACGTAGTCTCTTCTACTCCTCAAAGTGTAAGCAGGCCAGTGGTAGGGGCACCAACAGTTGAGAGCATGCTGCCaacagagagacacaaagagctTGCAACACTGATGAATACTTTCATCACCGAAGCCTCTCCTTCACATATTGTCACCCCTGCCACGGTCACTAATGGGAACCAGCCAGATAACCAGCCGGTCGAGCTAGCGAGTgtccaccagtgggtctcccatATTGCAAGTAACTCGATCTCGCTCCCTTCCTTGCCACCCCTTCCACAAAACAATGATGTAGACAAGGAGATCCGGTCAGGTGACACATGTCTTGGAAGCAGTGTGGAAATTGGGGGTCATGAAACAGAAGCCAATCTCTTTGAGAGGGCTGTTATCCGAAGGAGACTGCCCAAGCCACAAAGAATAACGGTACCCTCGAAGAGGAAAATCCCTGAGGCAACCATCATTTGCCAggagtgtgggaagagttttgtctATCCGTCTCAGCTGGAAAATCACCTCcgcattcacacaggagagaaacctttcaaGTGCACTGAGTGTGGCAGGGCCTTCAGGTCCTTAGGAGGCATGACCACTCATATGAAAAATCACTCTGAAGCACGGCCATTTAAGTGTGAAAAGTGTGACAAGGGCTTTCGGAAAAAGGCTGACTTGAAGAAGCATCAGCCCATCCACATGGGTGCAAAACCACACAAATGCACCATCTGCGGAAAGGGCTTCACCCAAGCATTCTATTGCAGAATACACATCCAGTCTCATGCAAGTGAAAATAACTTTCCCTGCACTCATTGTCAGAAGAGATTCCCAACCCAATACAAGCTGTCTGTCCACGAGCGCTGGCACACCATGGAGCGCCCGTTCATCTGTGAGCAGTGTGGGATGCGCTTCTTTCATCCCAGTGGGCTGAAGAGGCACATGGGCTATCACATTGGGAACCGCCCGTTCCTGTGTGCCCAGTGTGGAAAGACTTTTGTTTATGAGTTCGACCTGAAGAAACACCAAAGGGACCATGGCCCCAAGCCCAAGATCCCATGCCCTGTCTGCCAGAAGGTTTTTGGCAGCAACGGACTCATTAAGGCCCACATGTTTACACACACCTCTGTAAAACCTTACAGATGTGACATATGtgacaagacctttaaacagagcAGCAGCTTGAGCAGTCACAAACGTCTGCACACGGGCGAACGCCCTTACCACTGCGACATGTGTGGGAAGACATACAAGCTGAATCAGCACCTGAAGGAGCACATAATTATCCACCACACAGCGGAGGGGCACCCCTGTGACCAGTGTGGAAAGGTCTTCAAGTTACCACGTCTTCTGAAGGCGCATGAGCGGTTGCACTCAGGAGAGCGATCTGAGCAGACAAGGAAATACAGTCACACCAGCCGTCGCAGGAGAAATTCCTCCAAAATGAGTTGA
- the LOC115180436 gene encoding zinc finger protein 419: MDKRVKATASTGPPLPLSSLRLLVSPLRLMYSFVWHVVNQRNVMHYGKVEEFVTVVTEAVPKLLSYKQRAQLILGLRARMILEMFRKDCPPNPQAIQRLLGKINISASAGQQDMEVEKSQANFVALVQTLLKNPYERKHFFQEEFHTQYGSKYDTALQALVGGLVLRLERLQSVPDLSQIASIISAAPSDLEECGQSVSDPEHLKILLQHQNLLNKTQLNKNVPLTSSVGDCVLSSLSFRLACGMPSMEPDFDEPSESLEAALSLMNPASFSDLEDLGMMSDDSPHAGEDNTVEREEDARDNGSGVKNAVRDNALPESVSSPQGVSGLVGGSPSKGAPTERHQQLVSLMSSSFTKSSPLQIVKLVIPDTVTNGNQPCIPPVKVASIHQWVSHIASNSISLPSLPPLPQNNDVDKEIRSGDTCLGSSVVIGGQETEANLFEKAVIRRRWVPKPQRITVPSKRRIPEATIICQECGKSFVYPSQLENHLRIHTGEKPFKCTECGRAFRSLGGMTTHMKNHSEARPFKCDECDKGFRKKADLKKHQLIHTGAKPHKCTICGKGFTQAFYCRIHIQSHASENNFPCTHCQKRFPTQYKLSVHERWHTMERPFICEQCGMRFFHPSGLKRHMGYHIGNRPFLCAQCGKTFVYEFDLKKHQRDHGPKPKIPCPVCQKVFGSNGLIKAHMFTHTSVKPYRCDICDKTFKQSSSLSSHKRLHTGERPYHCDMCGKTYKLNQHLKEHIIIHHTAEGHPCDQCGKVFKLPRLLKAHERLHSGERSEQTRKYSHTSRHRRNSSKRS; this comes from the exons ATGGACAAACGAGTCAAAGCGACTGCCAGTACGG GTCCcccacttcctctctcctctttgcgACTATTGGTTTCTCCCCTGCGGCTGATGTATTCATTTGTATGGCATGTGGTGAATCAACGCAATGTGATGCACTATGGGAAGGTCGAGGAATTTGTAACTGTGGTGACTGAAGCTGTTCCAAAGTTGCTGAGTTACAAACAGAGGGCTCAACTCATCCTGGGCCTGAGAGCAAGG ATGATCTTGGAGATGTTCCGCAAGGATTGTCCACCTAACCCTCAGGCCATCCAACGTCTCCTGGGAAAGATTAACATCAGTGCATCCGCAGGG CAGCAAGATATGGAAGTGGAGAAGTCACAGGCTAACTTTGTGGCGCTGGTCCAAACCCTTCTGAAAAACCCTTATGAGAGGAAGCACTTCTTCCAG GAGGAGTTCCATACACAGTATGGCTCCAAGTATGACACAGCACTGCAGGCCCTTGTGGGAGGCTTGGTCCTCAGACTGGAACGACTGCAATCTGTGCCAGATCTCTCCCAG atAGCGTCCATTATCAGTGCTGCCCCGTCTGACCTGGAGGAGTGTGGACAGTCTGTGTCTGACCCTGAGCACCTGAAGATCCTCCTCCAGCACCAGAACCTGCTAAATAAAACCCAGTTAAACAAAAATG taCCTCTCACTTCCTCTGTGGGTGACTGTGTGCTGTCTTCGCTGTCCTTCCGCCTCGCCTGTGGAATGCCATCAATGGAGCCAGATTTTGATGAGCCATCAGAATCATTAGAAGCCGCTCTAAGCCTCATGAACCCTGCCTCCTTCAGTGACTTGGAGGATCTGGGAATGATGTCAGATGACTCGCCACATGCTGGAGAAGataatactgtagagagagaagaggatgccAGGGATAACGGAAGTGGGGTGAAAAATGCAGTGCGTGACAATGCACTGCCAGAGAGCGTGTCTAGTCCTCAAGGTGTTAGCGGACTAGTAGGAGGGTCACCATCAAAAGGGGCGCCAACAGAGAGACACCAACAGCTTGTATCACTGATGAGTAGTTCCTTCACCAAATCCTCTCCTTTACAGATAGTCAAATTAGTCATCCCTGACACGGTCACCAATGGGAACCAACCGTGTATCCCACCGGTCAAAGTAGCGAGTATCCACCAATGGGTCTCCCACATTGCAAGTAACTCGATCTCGCTCCCTTCCTTGCCACCCCTTCCACAAAACAATGATGTAGACAAGGAGATCCGGTCAGGTGACACATGTCTTGGAAGCAGTGTGGTAATTGGGGGTCAGGAAACAGAAGCCAATCTCTTTGAGAAGGCTGTTATCCGAAGGAGATGGGTGCCCAAGCCACAAAGAATAACGGTACCCTCGAAAAGGAGAATCCCTGAGGCAACCATCATTTGCCAggagtgtgggaagagttttgtctATCCGTCTCAGCTGGAAAATCACCTCcgcattcacacaggagagaaacctttcaaGTGCACTGAGTGTGGCAGGGCCTTCAGGTCCTTAGGAGGCATGACCACTCATATGAAAAATCACTCTGAAGCGCGGCCATTTAAGTGTGATGAGTGTGACAAGGGCTTTCGGAAAAAGGCTGACTTGAAGAAGCATCAGCTCATCCACACGGGTGCGAAACCACACAAATGCACCATCTGCGGAAAGGGCTTCACCCAAGCATTCTATTGCAGAATACACATCCAGTCTCATGCAAGTGAAAATAACTTTCCCTGCACTCATTGTCAGAAGAGATTCCCAACCCAATACAAGCTGTCTGTCCACGAGCGCTGGCACACCATGGAGCGCCCGTTCATCTGTGAGCAGTGTGGGATGCGCTTCTTTCATCCCAGTGGGCTGAAGAGGCACATGGGCTATCACATTGGGAACCGCCCGTTCCTGTGTGCCCAGTGTGGAAAGACTTTTGTTTATGAGTTCGACCTGAAGAAACACCAAAGGGACCATGGCCCCAAGCCCAAGATCCCATGCCCTGTCTGCCAGAAGGTGTTTGGCAGCAACGGACTCATTAAGGCCCACATGTTTACGCATACCTCTGTAAAACCTTACAGATGTGACATATGtgacaagacctttaaacagagcAGCAGCTTGAGCAGTCACAAACGTCTGCACACGGGCGAACGCCCTTACCACTGCGACATGTGTGGGAAGACATACAAGCTGAATCAGCACCTGAAGGAGCACATAATTATCCACCACACGGCGGAGGGGCACCCCTGTGACCAGTGTGGAAAGGTCTTCAAGTTACCACGTCTTCTGAAGGCGCATGAGCGGTTGCACTCAGGAGAGCGATCTGAGCAGACAAGGAAATACAGTCACACCAGCCGTCACAGGAGAAATTCCTCCAAAAGGAGTTGA
- the LOC115180148 gene encoding LOW QUALITY PROTEIN: uncharacterized protein LOC115180148 (The sequence of the model RefSeq protein was modified relative to this genomic sequence to represent the inferred CDS: deleted 2 bases in 1 codon; substituted 1 base at 1 genomic stop codon) produces MKSKIRTTTCVLLFLFTSLGVCSGGFGNPVTDDVSRLMLLKHNIPKGYNISIHYLPKERVSRISQKQNIMQKLLEGEKLCWVVLNFGSIVVDEHFCFIWNLWNGYMXPSRFSSFFFLQSGVCWVLLNIYPLEQSLRELARVFGAISSNKDNIMIFITMLQNLRFQFDHEELEATMQVFKCHYRAVKWPSGLYFDYIRDILNSATHQEGGFRCVPPSCPAPTTPGKKHAPTHSIHSAPTYSIHKSLPHRACCCRSQEVKHRTMNRLGQGGVCCPCFRSQSQHVCSSLCGW; encoded by the exons ATGAAGAGCAAA ATTCGGACGACCACGTGTGTCCTCCTATTTCTATTCACAAGTCTTGGAGTATGCTCCGGAGGATTTGGGAATCCTGTAACAGATGATGTGAGCAGGCTGATGTTATTG AAACACAATATTCCAAAGGGTTATAACATTTCTATACATTATCTTCCCAAAGAGAGGGTGAGTAGAATTTCTCAAAAACAAAACATCATGCAGAAACTATTAGAAGGAGAGAAGTTGTGCTGGGTGGTCTTAAACTTTGGCAgcattgttgttgatgaacatttttgttttatctgGAATCTGTGGAATGG TTATATGTAACCTAGTCGGTTTTCTTCCTTTTTCTTTCTCCAGAGTGGTGTGTGCTGGGTTCTACTGAATATCTATCCACTGGAACAAAGCCTTAGGGAACTGGCCCGAGTGTTTGGTGCCATTTCTTCCAACAAAGATAATATTATGATCTTTATCACCATGCTGCAAAATCTACGTTTCCAATTTGATCATGAGGAGCTG GAGGCAACAATGCAAGTCTTTAAATGCCACTATAGGGCGGTCAAATGGCCATCTGGGCTGTATTTTGACTATATCAGAGACATTTTGAATTCTGCAACTCACCAAGAAGGAGGATTCCGCTGTGTGcctccatcctgccctgcccCTACTACACCAGGTAAGAAACACGCCCCAACACACAGTATCCATTCAGCCCCCACATACAGCATTCACAAGTCTCTTCCTCACAGAGCGTGTTGTTGTCGCTCTCAGGAAGTGAAGCACAGGACCATGAACAGACTCGGTCAAGGGGGAGTCTGCTGTCCCTGCTTTCGATCCCAGTCACAGCATGTGTGTTCCTCATTGTGTGGGTGGTAA